The following proteins are encoded in a genomic region of Cryptomeria japonica chromosome 11, Sugi_1.0, whole genome shotgun sequence:
- the LOC131068428 gene encoding uncharacterized protein LOC131068428 → MALKIFSGSRYMKKPAKMKEDHHHVYHRRRPTCTVTAILTAIAYTLGVITSPLVQSHDATAKPAGPVTSPVTSLMVVQQQQNQNSRQQTGDLTRFDAHCAEPVASKEVRKTIIDGLFNGTSPFDGFPPEHVKPFLRTKRVKGWGSTGTVFQRLINEVKPRIVVELGTFLGASALHMATVARDQGLKTQILCIDDFRGWPGFRQKFKDVGLVNGDVTLLYQFMQNVVYMNLTAAILPLPFSTVSMVRKLCEFGVYADLIEVDAAHDFLSAWADINTAYAVLRHGGVMFGHDYHTKLDNSGVRRAVNLFAKVKGLTVECDGEHWILRPRGNSL, encoded by the coding sequence atggccctCAAGATTTTCAGTGGCTCCAGATACATGAAAAAGCCTGCAAAGATGAAGGAAGATCATCATCACGTCTATCACAGAAGGCGGCCGACATGCACAGTGACGGCAATATTGACTGCAATTGCATACACACTGGGCGTCATAACGTCGCCTCTAGTACAATCTCACGACGCCACCGCCAAACCGGCTGGGCCGGTAACCAGTCCAGTAACGTCATTGATGGTAGTTCAACAGCAGCAGAACCAGAATTCACGGCAACAGACGGGAGATTTGACGCGATTTGACGCCCACTGCGCAGAGCCTGTGGCGTCAAAGGAGGTCCGAAAGACAATAATTGACGGTCTCTTCAACGGGACCTCGCCATTTGACGGCTTTCCTCCTGAGCATGTTAAACCCTTTCTGCGCACCAAGCGCGTCAAAGGCTGGGGTTCCACGGGGACTGTGTTTCAGCGGCTAATTAATGAAGTTAAGCCCCGAATTGTGGTCGAATTGGGGACTTTTCTCGGCGCCTCTGCGCTCCATATGGCCACCGTTGCGCGTGACCAGGGGCTAAAGACGCAAATTCTGTGTATTGATGATTTTAGGGGCTGGCCGGGGTTCCGTCAAAAATTCAAGGACGTTGGCCTCGTCAATGGCGATGTGACGCTGCTTTACCAGTTTATGCAGAATGTTGTGTACATGAATTTGACGGCTGCCATTTTGCCGCTGCCTTTTTCGACAGTTTCCATGGTGAGAAAGCTCTGTGAATTTGGGGTGTATGCGGATCTCATTGAAGTTGACGCCGCTCATGATTTTCTGTCGGCCTGGGCGGACATTAATACGGCTTATGCTGTGTTAAGGCATGGCGGCGTCATGTTCGGACATGATTATCATACTAAATTGGACAATTCTGGCGTCAGAAGGGCCGTTAATTTGTTCGCAAAGGTTAAAGGTTTGACGGTGGAGTGTGACGGCGAGCACTGGATTCTTCGTCCACGGGGAAATAGTCTGTAG